The Spirosoma oryzicola genome has a window encoding:
- a CDS encoding response regulator, whose protein sequence is MHRFPILLLEDDLAIVDIIQRTAKISFPQASFIRVDSFEEAVIYFYNLEGYGPKLVLIDINLVGSKTGLDFLALLKEHPIGRLIPAIVLSASPSLQHRRQAYQLGATSFFRKPFSLQDWKKLFELIQVYWYQTVSLAPTWYEKHVRESR, encoded by the coding sequence ATGCACCGTTTTCCAATCTTACTGCTTGAGGATGATCTTGCCATAGTAGATATTATTCAGCGCACGGCCAAAATCAGTTTTCCCCAAGCCAGTTTTATACGAGTCGACAGTTTTGAAGAAGCGGTCATTTACTTTTATAATTTGGAAGGATATGGACCCAAGCTTGTCCTGATTGACATAAATCTGGTTGGCTCAAAAACAGGTCTGGACTTTTTGGCTTTACTCAAAGAACATCCGATAGGACGACTTATTCCGGCTATTGTTCTTTCGGCCAGTCCTTCACTCCAGCACCGTCGGCAGGCTTACCAGTTAGGAGCTACCTCATTTTTCAGAAAACCGTTTTCTTTACAGGACTGGAAAAAGCTTTTTGAACTTATACAAGTGTACTGGTACCAGACAGTTAGTCTAGCGCCAACCTGGTACGAAAAGCACGTACGAGAGTCCAGATGA
- a CDS encoding DUF2306 domain-containing protein, with protein sequence MIHSTLGLVHTASALLAMLMGAIVIVKPKRGLFHKRIGYAYVASMVVLNITAFQIYHLFGRFGPFHALAIISLFSLMAGIAPALLRQRVKNWMHWHYYFMNWSVVGLYAAFWAELLTRTLPMGQFWPVVMIATGVTTGIGSYFIRKRATYLLPPAN encoded by the coding sequence ATGATTCACTCTACCTTAGGTCTTGTACACACTGCTTCAGCTTTGTTGGCTATGCTAATGGGAGCCATCGTAATTGTTAAGCCAAAAAGAGGCCTCTTTCATAAACGCATCGGCTATGCTTATGTAGCCAGTATGGTCGTGTTAAATATCACCGCTTTTCAAATTTATCACCTGTTTGGCCGATTTGGTCCGTTTCATGCGCTGGCTATAATAAGTCTGTTCTCACTAATGGCAGGAATTGCCCCCGCCCTGTTGCGCCAGCGGGTAAAGAACTGGATGCACTGGCATTATTACTTCATGAACTGGTCAGTTGTCGGACTCTACGCTGCTTTTTGGGCCGAGTTACTTACCCGCACGCTACCAATGGGCCAGTTCTGGCCAGTGGTTATGATAGCCACCGGTGTTACAACGGGAATAGGCTCATATTTTATTCGTAAACGAGCCACCTACTTATTACCACCGGCTAACTAA
- a CDS encoding response regulator: MRSQDNAVEALVIFIANDRPDDQYLYRQAFGQACPSAVLYFFTHKAELLEALSSQVYPVPSLLIMDWDMDRHQGYTTLALVAATPICYTIPVIILAKPDQPIDEDSCEKLGYEIVITKEIMYTRLVGQLQGLVRAFA, encoded by the coding sequence ATGCGAAGCCAAGATAACGCTGTCGAGGCTCTTGTCATTTTCATTGCTAATGACCGGCCCGACGACCAGTATTTATACCGGCAGGCATTTGGTCAGGCTTGTCCTTCAGCGGTTCTTTATTTTTTCACACATAAAGCCGAATTGCTGGAAGCACTATCCAGCCAGGTGTACCCCGTGCCTTCTTTGTTGATCATGGATTGGGACATGGATCGCCACCAGGGGTACACAACCTTGGCTTTAGTAGCGGCTACACCTATCTGCTATACCATTCCGGTCATTATCCTGGCAAAACCGGATCAGCCCATTGATGAGGACAGTTGCGAGAAACTGGGTTACGAGATAGTAATAACCAAAGAGATAATGTATACAAGATTAGTCGGTCAGCTTCAAGGTTTGGTTCGGGCTTTTGCCTAA
- a CDS encoding TIGR00730 family Rossman fold protein has translation MKKVTVFCGSSPGNDPLLMESAYQLGQQLADRRIDLIYGGAKVGLMGAVADGALSNGGRVVGVLPDFLRTKEIAHEGLTELIQVESMHQRKLKMHELSDGVIALPGGYGTLEEYFEMLTWGQLGLHKKPMGLLNINGFYNGLLMLADTMVSSGLLKPENRKMMLVAETIDSLLEQMLTYEPPLVGKWMTPQKV, from the coding sequence ATGAAAAAGGTAACTGTATTTTGCGGATCAAGTCCAGGCAATGACCCTCTCCTGATGGAATCAGCCTATCAACTTGGTCAGCAGTTAGCCGACCGCCGTATTGATCTCATCTACGGTGGCGCTAAAGTTGGACTGATGGGTGCAGTAGCCGACGGGGCTTTATCTAACGGAGGACGGGTTGTTGGTGTTTTACCTGATTTTCTGCGAACGAAAGAGATCGCCCACGAGGGACTTACGGAACTGATTCAGGTGGAATCGATGCACCAGCGCAAACTTAAAATGCACGAACTCTCCGACGGGGTGATTGCCCTGCCTGGTGGGTATGGTACATTGGAAGAGTATTTTGAAATGCTCACCTGGGGTCAGCTTGGCCTCCACAAAAAACCAATGGGTTTGCTGAATATCAATGGTTTTTATAACGGCTTACTTATGCTGGCGGATACGATGGTTTCGAGTGGACTTCTTAAGCCAGAAAACAGAAAAATGATGCTCGTGGCAGAAACCATTGACAGTTTGCTGGAGCAGATGCTAACCTACGAACCACCACTGGTTGGCAAGTGGATGACTCCTCAGAAAGTATAA
- a CDS encoding SDR family oxidoreductase: protein MSEDNQLSRRQAIHGIGTGLATVVATPVLAASNVPSTENNEPTALENPTTKYPKPPFRSQSQAWPGLVSKMEPRPDHGETSYKGSGRLQGRKAFITGGDSGMGRAAAIAYAREGADVAINYYPSEEADAQEVIALIKAAGRKAIAIPGDLRDEAFCKRLVDEAVRGLGGLDILVSNAARQQARESIMDITSEDFDATMKTNIYAPFWIIKAALPHLKPGSTIIGTTSEQAYDPSADLYDYAQTKAATMNYVKSLAKQLGPKGIRVNGVAPGPIWTPLQVSGGATQEKLTKFGSDTALGRPGQPVELASIYVQLAASDGSFATGNIYGSGGGKGQP, encoded by the coding sequence ATGAGTGAAGACAATCAGCTAAGTAGACGCCAGGCTATTCACGGAATAGGCACTGGATTGGCTACGGTTGTGGCAACGCCAGTGTTAGCCGCTTCTAATGTACCATCGACCGAGAATAACGAGCCAACCGCCCTCGAAAATCCAACGACAAAATATCCGAAACCACCCTTTCGAAGCCAGTCGCAAGCCTGGCCGGGTCTGGTCAGCAAGATGGAGCCGCGTCCCGATCATGGCGAAACCAGCTACAAGGGATCAGGTCGTTTGCAGGGTCGCAAAGCCTTTATTACCGGGGGCGACTCAGGTATGGGCCGTGCTGCGGCTATTGCTTATGCCCGTGAAGGAGCAGACGTCGCGATCAATTATTATCCCAGCGAAGAAGCAGATGCTCAGGAGGTTATAGCGCTCATAAAAGCGGCTGGTCGTAAGGCGATTGCGATTCCCGGCGACTTGCGCGACGAAGCGTTCTGTAAGCGGCTGGTGGACGAAGCGGTTCGCGGTCTAGGTGGACTCGACATCTTGGTTAGCAACGCGGCTCGTCAACAGGCTCGTGAATCGATCATGGACATTACCAGCGAAGATTTTGATGCGACAATGAAGACCAACATCTACGCTCCGTTCTGGATCATCAAAGCAGCCCTACCCCACCTGAAACCCGGCTCAACAATTATCGGAACGACTTCTGAACAAGCCTACGATCCCTCCGCTGATTTGTACGACTATGCACAGACAAAGGCTGCAACCATGAACTATGTCAAGTCGTTGGCTAAACAGCTTGGTCCAAAGGGCATCCGTGTCAACGGAGTGGCACCGGGCCCTATCTGGACACCGTTGCAGGTGAGCGGTGGAGCGACCCAGGAAAAACTAACTAAGTTTGGTAGTGATACTGCTTTAGGCAGACCCGGCCAACCGGTAGAACTGGCGTCCATCTATGTGCAGTTGGCCGCCAGTGATGGCAGTTTCGCCACGGGTAACATCTACGGTTCTGGTGGTGGGAAAGGCCAGCCTTAA
- a CDS encoding DUF2809 domain-containing protein → MQKSIVGRNRIHYGLLTISILLMGFASRRFFGDYSFVKLYVGDGLWALMIFLGFAFMFSQWSTKAIAAAALGFCFGIELSQLYHAPWIDTLRATTVGGLILGFSFVWSDLLCYGIGVGLGALIDTYFMQPVPKTV, encoded by the coding sequence ATGCAAAAATCAATAGTTGGTAGAAATCGCATTCATTACGGATTGCTTACCATCAGCATTCTGTTGATGGGTTTTGCGTCGAGACGCTTCTTCGGCGATTATTCGTTCGTGAAGCTGTACGTCGGTGACGGATTATGGGCCTTAATGATTTTCCTGGGCTTCGCTTTCATGTTTAGCCAATGGTCTACAAAAGCTATTGCGGCAGCGGCTTTAGGTTTCTGTTTTGGTATTGAGCTTAGTCAGTTATACCATGCTCCCTGGATAGATACCCTGCGGGCCACAACTGTAGGCGGACTAATCCTCGGCTTTAGCTTCGTCTGGAGTGATCTGCTTTGCTACGGTATAGGCGTTGGGCTTGGTGCACTTATCGATACTTATTTTATGCAGCCTGTTCCTAAAACCGTTTGA
- a CDS encoding Nif3-like dinuclear metal center hexameric protein, whose product MTNLSLSRRTFLMASLGLPAFRMLQPNDPQILTTGQLIDRIKTQVGIPWREQTVDRLIEGTPELPVKGIACTMMATLDVVQRAAAKNLNLIITHEPTYYSHQDRTESIEQDSLYQYKHNFIQQHGMAIFHFHDHWHGRKPDGIATGMIRELGWQKNVDPENHRLFTFPQTTLARFAQNMSNKLNIQTMRVIGDAQLPVKRVMASWGNVSLLQGISYVNQADVVVVGETHEWELVEYVQDAIAAGQKKALIILGHFLSEQAGMKYCAEWLKEFIPEVPVEFIAAKEPYWRADKPVK is encoded by the coding sequence ATGACTAATCTCTCTTTATCCCGGCGTACCTTTCTGATGGCTTCACTTGGCCTTCCTGCTTTTCGGATGCTACAACCGAATGACCCTCAAATACTTACGACAGGACAACTAATTGACCGTATTAAAACGCAGGTAGGTATCCCCTGGCGTGAGCAAACTGTTGACCGGCTAATCGAGGGTACGCCTGAACTTCCCGTCAAAGGCATCGCTTGCACAATGATGGCTACTCTTGACGTGGTTCAGCGCGCAGCCGCCAAGAATCTCAACCTGATTATTACGCACGAACCAACGTATTATTCTCACCAGGATCGTACCGAATCCATCGAACAGGATTCCCTTTACCAGTACAAGCATAATTTTATTCAGCAACATGGCATGGCTATCTTTCATTTTCACGATCACTGGCATGGCCGCAAACCGGACGGCATTGCTACAGGCATGATTCGTGAATTAGGCTGGCAGAAAAATGTCGATCCGGAAAACCACCGTTTGTTTACGTTTCCGCAAACAACGCTCGCTCGTTTTGCCCAAAACATGAGTAACAAACTGAATATTCAAACAATGCGGGTCATCGGCGATGCTCAATTGCCGGTCAAGCGTGTAATGGCCAGTTGGGGAAATGTCAGTCTACTCCAGGGGATTTCTTACGTAAATCAGGCAGATGTGGTTGTCGTGGGCGAAACGCACGAATGGGAGTTGGTCGAATACGTGCAGGATGCGATTGCTGCGGGCCAAAAGAAAGCGCTGATCATTCTGGGCCATTTTCTATCAGAGCAAGCGGGCATGAAATACTGTGCCGAATGGCTCAAAGAATTTATCCCGGAAGTACCCGTTGAGTTCATTGCCGCAAAAGAACCATACTGGCGAGCCGATAAACCCGTCAAATAA
- a CDS encoding PAS domain-containing sensor histidine kinase produces MMPDSLPGTYPFLARGGEMGALIRAFDWSATVLDTPDHWPQSLRTTVTILLNSEFPMFLWWGPELIQFYNDAYRLLLTNSDKYSTALGQSGQESWANNWSFVKPLLDRVQNGESIRVDDGIIPTFCTNGPDTIYGTSSYSPVYDEAGAVAGVLLIAHDTTSLKKNEAVFRNLIEEAPVATCLFVGRDLRIEVANEPMLNFWGKGRSVFGKPVAEAVPELQGQPFLATLAEVFETGKTYEAKASPAWLAVNGVLGTYYFDFTYKPLRDANGDVYAIMEMAVDVTAQVLASQQLIESEQFTRNVFYNSPVAKIVFVGEDMTIRTINENMLTMIGRNESVVGKPLLEAVPELVVTPLMERLKRVLATGETYRNPGEKVNLVRYGQPYVGYYNYVYKALHNAQGKRYGVMVTATEVTEQVLARLAVEESESRLRGAIELAQLGTWEMDIATGTVTYSDRIKSWFGVDGLKIDVSDSFNPIHPEDSPRIEAAIETALQPGSSGVYDEEYRLINYQTGDVRIIHAQGRVLYDTQGQAYKLVGTAQDVTAERQQQFALAQLVQERTEELAAANEELAATNEELYSANEEYAAINEELEESNGLLFRSNENLQQFAYVASHDLQEPLRKIQQFGDLLKNHLGDQLGEGSMYLDRMQAAASRMSTLIKDLLSFSRLSTQRNTVDSVSLTEVVETVLADLELVIAESKAVLQLDILPAVEGDRSQLEQLFQNLLSNALKFHKPGIAPHIQVRAGLVTFDQLPSGIKPSRMAASYHRIEVADNGVGFDEKYLDRIFQVFQRLHGKSEFSGTGIGLAICEKVVTNHGGAITATSHPGQGATFIIYLPV; encoded by the coding sequence ATGATGCCTGATTCTTTGCCGGGAACCTATCCTTTTCTAGCAAGAGGTGGCGAAATGGGGGCGTTGATCCGGGCTTTTGATTGGTCTGCAACCGTGCTCGATACACCCGACCATTGGCCACAAAGTCTGCGTACGACGGTAACGATTCTACTTAATTCAGAATTTCCCATGTTTCTTTGGTGGGGGCCGGAGCTAATTCAATTTTATAATGACGCCTACCGCCTTCTGTTAACCAATTCTGATAAGTATTCAACCGCATTAGGCCAGTCTGGGCAGGAAAGCTGGGCCAATAACTGGTCTTTCGTTAAACCGTTACTTGATCGGGTACAAAACGGAGAATCCATCCGGGTTGATGACGGAATAATTCCTACTTTCTGCACTAATGGACCTGACACAATTTACGGTACATCCAGTTACAGCCCGGTCTACGACGAGGCTGGAGCGGTTGCTGGTGTACTTCTGATTGCTCACGACACCACTTCACTTAAAAAAAACGAAGCAGTTTTTCGAAATCTGATCGAAGAAGCACCCGTGGCGACTTGTCTGTTTGTTGGGCGGGATCTGCGCATTGAAGTGGCAAATGAACCCATGCTTAACTTCTGGGGAAAAGGGCGTAGTGTATTTGGGAAGCCCGTTGCTGAAGCCGTGCCTGAATTACAGGGCCAGCCTTTCCTGGCTACCTTGGCGGAAGTATTCGAGACGGGTAAAACGTACGAAGCAAAAGCGAGTCCAGCTTGGTTAGCGGTGAATGGCGTGTTGGGTACGTATTATTTTGACTTTACTTACAAACCACTTCGTGACGCCAACGGTGACGTATACGCGATTATGGAGATGGCCGTAGATGTTACGGCTCAGGTTCTTGCCAGTCAGCAATTGATCGAAAGCGAGCAATTCACGCGTAATGTGTTTTATAATTCGCCGGTAGCAAAAATAGTTTTCGTAGGGGAGGATATGACGATCCGCACTATCAACGAGAACATGCTGACCATGATAGGAAGGAACGAATCTGTTGTTGGCAAGCCTCTCCTGGAAGCCGTACCCGAGTTAGTAGTAACGCCCCTTATGGAGCGGCTTAAACGGGTATTGGCTACTGGAGAAACGTACCGGAACCCTGGAGAAAAGGTTAACCTGGTTCGCTATGGCCAACCTTATGTTGGCTATTACAATTATGTTTACAAAGCTTTACACAACGCACAGGGGAAACGTTATGGCGTGATGGTCACGGCTACGGAAGTAACCGAGCAGGTACTGGCCCGGTTGGCGGTTGAGGAAAGCGAAAGCCGACTACGAGGTGCGATTGAACTAGCGCAATTGGGCACCTGGGAAATGGACATCGCTACGGGTACCGTCACCTACTCTGACCGTATCAAATCCTGGTTTGGTGTCGATGGACTCAAAATCGATGTTAGTGATTCGTTTAATCCGATTCACCCCGAAGATAGCCCTCGCATTGAAGCTGCTATAGAAACGGCTCTTCAGCCTGGCTCATCAGGAGTTTATGATGAAGAGTACCGGCTTATAAACTATCAAACGGGAGACGTTCGCATCATTCATGCCCAGGGCCGGGTCTTATACGACACGCAGGGACAAGCCTATAAACTCGTCGGGACAGCTCAGGATGTTACCGCCGAGCGTCAGCAGCAGTTTGCGCTGGCTCAGTTGGTGCAGGAACGGACAGAAGAGTTAGCGGCCGCTAACGAGGAGCTGGCAGCAACGAACGAAGAACTGTATTCAGCCAATGAAGAATACGCAGCGATAAACGAAGAATTAGAAGAGTCGAACGGGCTGCTGTTCCGATCCAACGAAAATCTTCAACAGTTTGCTTATGTAGCCTCTCACGATTTACAGGAGCCACTACGCAAGATTCAGCAGTTTGGCGATCTGCTCAAAAACCACCTGGGTGATCAGCTGGGAGAGGGGAGCATGTATCTGGACCGTATGCAGGCAGCTGCTAGCCGCATGTCAACGCTCATTAAGGATTTGTTGAGCTTTTCGCGTCTATCCACCCAGCGAAATACGGTTGACTCTGTTTCATTGACGGAAGTTGTGGAGACCGTATTAGCCGACTTGGAACTTGTAATTGCTGAGTCGAAAGCTGTGCTGCAACTAGATATACTACCAGCGGTGGAGGGTGATCGCTCGCAATTGGAGCAACTCTTTCAGAACCTGCTCAGTAACGCCTTGAAATTTCATAAACCGGGCATTGCACCGCATATTCAGGTACGAGCCGGTTTGGTGACCTTTGATCAGTTGCCCAGTGGTATAAAGCCAAGTCGAATGGCAGCGTCTTACCACCGTATTGAGGTTGCCGATAATGGCGTAGGTTTTGACGAAAAATACCTTGATCGAATTTTTCAAGTATTTCAGCGGCTACACGGCAAAAGTGAGTTTTCAGGTACTGGTATCGGTCTGGCTATTTGCGAAAAAGTGGTTACTAACCACGGTGGGGCCATAACAGCCACTAGTCATCCCGGTCAGGGGGCCACGTTTATTATTTATCTGCCCGTTTGA
- a CDS encoding esterase-like activity of phytase family protein has product MKTQFIPTSFTIGCALIGGLFVTSCNDHLLPVVNYPAYAEASNPKILSTAANGTVLYNGGFGSSIAADRTDPNVFYLLTDRGPNAAGTAANSIIFGKADFTPQIGKFRVVGNQLVLEQTILLKNANGQLLTGLPNPSGQGSTGETALDLNGQPITPSADGLDSEGLVLASDGTFWVSDEYGPHIVHFDATGKTIERINPFGTGTGGRTLPKVLARRRPNRGMEGLTITPDGKTLVGLMQSPMYNPSSSAVSGSVVLRIVTFEIATGATKQYVYLMENASLTGCSEIAAISNTTFLALERDGDYGGNPAKPAAFKRIYKFDLAGATDISDPSNGDGGKLYSGLTVEQLKDKAGLANAGVVPVTKTLVFDLLKDISPVYPHDKAEGIALLSNNRLAIANDDDFGVVDNGQNSFATKILPATGKVDLNRVYFVTLPTPLN; this is encoded by the coding sequence ATGAAAACACAATTTATACCTACCTCATTTACTATTGGTTGCGCACTCATCGGCGGTCTTTTCGTTACCTCCTGCAATGACCACCTCCTTCCGGTAGTCAATTATCCTGCTTACGCCGAAGCGTCGAATCCAAAAATACTATCGACCGCTGCTAACGGAACAGTTCTTTACAACGGTGGATTTGGTTCGTCCATTGCAGCCGACCGTACCGATCCAAATGTCTTTTACTTATTGACCGACCGAGGGCCTAATGCTGCGGGAACAGCCGCTAACTCGATCATTTTTGGAAAAGCTGACTTTACTCCACAGATCGGAAAATTTCGCGTTGTGGGTAATCAACTGGTGCTGGAACAGACGATTCTCCTTAAAAATGCGAACGGTCAGTTGCTAACGGGATTACCAAACCCAAGCGGTCAGGGCAGTACCGGCGAGACAGCACTTGACTTAAACGGACAGCCGATTACGCCCAGCGCTGATGGACTTGATTCGGAAGGGCTTGTACTGGCGTCGGATGGGACATTCTGGGTAAGTGACGAATACGGCCCACACATTGTGCATTTTGACGCGACGGGTAAAACGATTGAGCGCATCAACCCATTCGGTACAGGTACGGGCGGGCGCACCTTGCCGAAAGTCCTTGCCCGCCGTCGGCCAAACCGGGGTATGGAAGGATTGACTATTACACCCGATGGCAAAACGCTGGTAGGTCTGATGCAATCACCCATGTACAATCCGTCTTCTTCGGCAGTATCCGGTTCGGTTGTCCTGCGGATCGTGACCTTCGAGATCGCGACAGGAGCGACCAAACAGTACGTCTACCTGATGGAGAACGCTAGTCTGACAGGCTGTAGCGAAATTGCGGCAATCTCTAATACAACTTTTCTGGCGCTGGAACGCGATGGGGATTATGGCGGAAATCCAGCTAAACCAGCCGCCTTCAAACGGATTTATAAATTCGACCTGGCCGGTGCAACCGATATTTCCGATCCATCGAATGGCGACGGCGGCAAACTGTACAGTGGCTTAACGGTTGAGCAACTCAAGGATAAAGCAGGCTTAGCTAACGCCGGTGTAGTTCCCGTTACCAAGACGCTGGTGTTCGACCTTCTGAAAGACATATCGCCGGTGTATCCGCATGATAAAGCCGAAGGTATCGCATTGCTAAGCAACAATCGACTGGCTATTGCGAACGACGATGACTTTGGCGTTGTTGACAATGGGCAAAATAGTTTTGCCACCAAAATTTTGCCAGCTACTGGGAAAGTCGATCTCAATCGTGTGTATTTTGTAACCCTGCCAACCCCACTGAACTAA
- a CDS encoding HAD hydrolase-like protein, whose translation MNYKLVIFDFDGTLADSFPYFLRTVNVLAETYNFPTINPDDVDQLRGLDARQMMKRANLPVWKIPLIARSFIRLMARDIDQIQLFDGIRSLLQQLADAGVRLAVVSSNSEDNIRKVLGPQSAALITYYGCGTSLFGKQHKFRKAMSLSGVTPNETLCVGDEIRDIEAAKEAATAFGAVAWGYTRADVLKTFPAISVFHTPNDIARAVLGHTIGFGQQ comes from the coding sequence ATGAATTATAAATTAGTCATTTTCGATTTCGACGGTACGCTAGCCGATTCGTTTCCGTATTTCCTGCGGACCGTTAATGTTCTGGCGGAAACGTATAATTTCCCGACAATCAATCCCGATGACGTTGATCAGTTGCGTGGGCTTGATGCCCGTCAGATGATGAAACGCGCTAACCTGCCTGTCTGGAAAATTCCTCTTATTGCCCGATCATTTATTCGGTTGATGGCCCGAGACATCGATCAGATTCAATTGTTTGATGGTATCCGTAGCCTGTTGCAGCAGTTGGCGGATGCCGGCGTTCGACTGGCTGTTGTGAGTTCAAACAGCGAGGATAATATTCGGAAGGTTCTCGGTCCGCAAAGTGCAGCGTTGATTACGTATTATGGATGTGGTACGTCGCTTTTTGGGAAGCAGCACAAATTCAGGAAGGCGATGTCCTTGAGTGGCGTTACGCCGAATGAAACACTTTGCGTAGGGGACGAAATTCGTGATATTGAAGCCGCTAAAGAAGCTGCTACTGCTTTTGGTGCCGTGGCCTGGGGTTATACGCGCGCTGATGTGCTCAAAACCTTCCCTGCCATTTCCGTTTTTCACACGCCGAATGATATAGCGCGGGCGGTACTCGGTCATACGATTGGCTTCGGTCAGCAATAA